Proteins from one uncultured Anaeromusa sp. genomic window:
- a CDS encoding class I SAM-dependent methyltransferase translates to MKLETLRQEWKTDGDWKKSQEVWDLRAAEFAGKESDSSRMRSTLSYLEGKGVLGAGAAVLDVGCGPGAYALAFARLGASVVGTDISGNMLRHARNRAEEEGLLEKTDFVQAVWETVDLEAQGWQGAFDLTFASMCPGISNVDALLALCRASRKACFLTTFARRRDVVREQLGRQFFGDSYQAPWGKTLSYTVATLFAAGYYPEVTYQQENWQWELSLDEAVRAYTPFFKELCASEEELVSRLRASLAALAQGGSVAERSESLIARVYWRVDEK, encoded by the coding sequence ATGAAGCTAGAGACTTTGCGGCAAGAGTGGAAAACAGACGGGGATTGGAAAAAATCCCAAGAGGTTTGGGATTTGCGGGCGGCGGAATTTGCGGGGAAGGAGAGTGACAGCAGTCGGATGCGTTCTACCCTATCCTATTTGGAAGGGAAAGGCGTATTGGGCGCTGGCGCTGCCGTGCTTGACGTTGGCTGCGGTCCGGGCGCGTATGCCTTAGCGTTTGCCAGACTCGGCGCCAGCGTGGTAGGGACGGATATCTCCGGCAATATGCTGCGCCATGCCAGGAATCGTGCCGAGGAAGAAGGATTGTTGGAAAAAACCGACTTTGTACAGGCGGTTTGGGAAACGGTTGATTTGGAAGCGCAAGGCTGGCAAGGCGCTTTTGATCTGACCTTTGCTTCGATGTGTCCGGGGATCAGCAATGTGGATGCGCTGTTGGCTCTTTGCCGCGCCAGTCGCAAAGCGTGTTTTTTAACAACCTTTGCCCGGCGGCGCGATGTCGTCCGCGAGCAGTTGGGGCGGCAGTTTTTCGGAGATTCCTACCAAGCGCCCTGGGGGAAAACGCTTTCCTATACCGTGGCGACGCTGTTTGCCGCCGGTTATTATCCGGAAGTAACCTACCAGCAAGAAAACTGGCAGTGGGAACTGTCGTTAGACGAGGCGGTTCGCGCGTATACGCCGTTTTTTAAGGAGCTGTGCGCGTCGGAAGAGGAACTGGTCTCACGGCTGCGTGCGAGCTTAGCGGCGTTGGCGCAGGGAGGCAGCGTGGCGGAACGCTCCGAGTCGTTGATTGCGAGAGTATATTGGCGAGTGGATGAAAAATGA
- a CDS encoding phosphotransferase encodes MEAYAILSPEEAAEYVRQALPDFFGSGPLTCKRLAGDSRSVDGHVNEITRVATSDGRSLILKQLMPHVQLASHGEFYELPLTRMAVEVHALRFWERLCPGTTPQIYHWDDAQKLLVMEDLGRLCLLSESILERRRFPEVGKQLGKFLGKTSFYTSEFFLGLEEKQQMQNTFADGQTKPFWNHLFFQSAMLTPPLEAVNPLVRGALAELCALSPVRREVERLQERYAWQRQCLIHSDLHTSNVFADERGIKVFDAEYATYGPVAFDLGRLLSSLILSYAALYVKDEVPEAEKKEYQEYLLDLIEEIYQEFGDSFQTAWEGHFGESNPFQSPYNRFYRQERLADTLGFIACASVGRLCDAGLPFDFKELTDPQVQAAGQRLVLRLAKELLLYGKKMKEISELTACLRRLAAQAD; translated from the coding sequence ATGGAAGCCTATGCGATCTTAAGCCCGGAGGAAGCGGCGGAATACGTACGGCAGGCGCTGCCTGACTTTTTCGGCAGCGGTCCTTTGACGTGTAAGCGTCTGGCTGGCGATAGCCGCAGCGTAGACGGGCATGTAAACGAAATTACTCGTGTGGCAACGTCGGACGGCCGCTCGCTGATCCTTAAGCAGCTGATGCCGCATGTTCAATTGGCGTCCCACGGGGAATTTTATGAATTGCCGTTAACGCGCATGGCTGTGGAAGTGCATGCGCTGCGCTTTTGGGAGCGTCTTTGCCCGGGGACGACGCCGCAAATTTATCATTGGGATGATGCGCAAAAATTACTAGTAATGGAAGATTTGGGGCGGCTTTGTTTGTTGAGCGAGAGTATTCTAGAACGCAGGCGTTTTCCGGAAGTTGGCAAGCAGCTAGGGAAATTCCTGGGAAAAACGTCGTTTTATACATCTGAGTTTTTTCTTGGTTTGGAAGAAAAGCAGCAGATGCAAAATACCTTTGCTGATGGGCAAACCAAGCCGTTTTGGAATCATTTGTTTTTTCAAAGCGCTATGCTGACGCCGCCGCTGGAAGCGGTCAATCCGCTTGTTCGGGGGGCGCTGGCGGAGCTTTGCGCCTTGTCGCCAGTGCGACGAGAGGTGGAACGCTTGCAGGAGCGCTATGCCTGGCAGCGGCAATGTTTGATCCATTCGGATTTGCATACATCTAATGTTTTTGCGGACGAGCGGGGAATTAAGGTCTTTGATGCTGAATATGCTACTTACGGGCCAGTGGCCTTTGATTTGGGGCGGCTTTTGAGCAGTCTGATTTTAAGTTACGCCGCTTTGTATGTTAAAGACGAGGTGCCGGAAGCGGAAAAAAAGGAGTATCAAGAATATCTTTTGGATTTAATAGAAGAGATTTATCAGGAATTTGGCGATTCTTTTCAAACGGCTTGGGAGGGGCATTTCGGGGAGAGCAATCCCTTTCAAAGTCCTTACAACCGTTTTTACAGGCAAGAACGTTTGGCCGATACCCTTGGCTTTATCGCCTGCGCTTCGGTAGGGCGTTTATGCGACGCCGGCTTGCCTTTTGATTTCAAAGAATTGACAGATCCTCAGGTGCAGGCGGCAGGGCAGCGGCTGGTGCTGCGCTTGGCCAAAGAACTGCTGCTGTATGGAAAGAAGATGAAGGAGATAAGCGAGCTGACCGCTTGTTTGCGGCGGCTGGCGGCTCAAGCGGACTGA
- the dcuC gene encoding C4-dicarboxylate transporter DcuC, which translates to MIWVGAIIVLLTFVAIVKRYETRLVLFLGGLAMAAAAGKPLAAMDAFAKAMVNEGLVTTICTVMGFSYVMSVTNCDKNLVHLLAGGLKRVKPILVPGAVVVTWVLNIALPSTAGCAAAVGAVLIPTLIRSGVHPAMAAACVMSGTFGSTMSPGLSHNPFVAKLAQVDVMTVIANHAPAVLVVLAIAAPMLAMVAYWRKEGPDAERAAAFQGDGQDFKVNPLKAIIPALPLLLLVLGSKQLGVIPTVTVPQAMIIGAMLGFLATFQSPQEISKGFFKGMGDSYGDIMGIIIAAAVFTQGMQIIGLTGAMIEKMKASQDIAIYAATFGPYFLAILSGSGDAAALAFNGAVTPHAAQFGWAISDMGSLATISGALGRTMSPVAGGLIVCATIAKVNPFEIAKRTAPGMVLGVIAVLLVFSVR; encoded by the coding sequence ATGATTTGGGTGGGAGCTATTATTGTCTTGCTTACTTTCGTTGCTATTGTGAAACGCTATGAAACAAGATTGGTGCTCTTTTTAGGCGGTTTAGCCATGGCGGCGGCGGCAGGGAAGCCCTTGGCGGCGATGGACGCGTTTGCCAAGGCCATGGTGAATGAGGGTCTGGTGACGACGATTTGTACGGTTATGGGTTTTTCCTATGTCATGAGCGTAACCAATTGTGATAAGAATTTGGTGCATTTGCTGGCGGGGGGGCTCAAACGGGTGAAGCCGATCTTGGTGCCTGGCGCCGTGGTGGTGACCTGGGTGCTGAACATCGCCCTGCCTAGTACGGCTGGCTGCGCCGCTGCGGTAGGGGCGGTGCTCATTCCCACGCTGATTCGCTCCGGCGTGCATCCGGCTATGGCTGCGGCTTGTGTTATGTCGGGGACTTTCGGCAGTACCATGAGCCCGGGTCTCAGCCACAATCCCTTTGTGGCGAAGCTGGCCCAGGTGGACGTCATGACGGTCATTGCCAACCACGCGCCGGCGGTGCTGGTGGTGCTGGCTATTGCCGCGCCGATGTTGGCCATGGTGGCGTATTGGCGCAAGGAAGGACCGGACGCGGAGCGCGCCGCTGCTTTCCAGGGGGATGGGCAGGATTTCAAGGTCAATCCCTTAAAAGCCATTATTCCGGCGCTGCCGCTGCTGCTGCTGGTATTGGGCAGCAAGCAGCTTGGCGTGATTCCGACAGTAACTGTGCCGCAGGCTATGATTATCGGGGCTATGCTTGGATTTTTGGCTACTTTCCAGAGTCCCCAGGAAATTTCCAAAGGCTTTTTTAAAGGTATGGGCGATTCTTACGGAGATATTATGGGGATTATTATCGCGGCTGCTGTGTTCACCCAGGGGATGCAGATTATTGGTCTGACCGGTGCGATGATTGAGAAAATGAAAGCCTCCCAGGATATTGCTATTTATGCGGCGACTTTTGGACCGTACTTCTTAGCGATTCTAAGCGGTTCCGGCGATGCAGCGGCGCTGGCCTTCAACGGTGCAGTGACTCCCCATGCGGCGCAATTTGGCTGGGCTATTAGTGACATGGGTTCTCTGGCTACCATTTCCGGCGCCTTGGGACGCACCATGTCGCCAGTAGCGGGCGGCTTGATTGTCTGTGCGACCATTGCCAAGGTCAATCCCTTTGAGATTGCCAAGCGGACGGCGCCGGGCATGGTGCTGGGCGTGATCGCGGTCTTGTTGGTGTTTTCTGTACGCTAA
- a CDS encoding DHA2 family efflux MFS transporter permease subunit — MEAAMHRPERPFLVSVVVSLAAFMEVLDTTIANVALAYIAGSLGASSEESTWILTSYLVANGIVLPLSGWLSALMGRKNFFIVCILGFTAASFLCGIATSLSMLIVCRLLQGLAGGGLQPAQQAIIKDSFPPEKLGLAFAITGVTTVLAPIIGPVLGGYITDQFNWRWIFFMNVPVGILAAFLVRMLVEDPPTARKQIVPSIDYIGLGLIALGLGALQIVLDKGQQEDWFDSSFILLFAVISAVALVLAVMWLLKQEKPVVELRLLSMPSFGLPCVMMFFVGFALYSGTALLPMLVQTYYGYDATLAGLLLSPGGLVVFFLMPLVGKLVNRVQARYLVAFGMATMAGGMWATSLLTPQSDYEMFVMVRILQTIGLPFLFIPVTTLAFSRIPPAQSSNASAIISLMRNLGGSVGIALVTNEMIHSQQREQAYLVQHLSAAEPVYNQALASAKQALLQLGVSPNEAGPMAMGKLYQEMLHQAGILAYRDAFLFLATLLCFMAVGALFMPNNLKKKEVEADKPAASEA, encoded by the coding sequence ATGGAAGCGGCCATGCATCGTCCCGAACGGCCTTTTCTGGTTTCCGTAGTGGTCAGTTTGGCGGCGTTTATGGAAGTGCTGGATACGACCATTGCCAATGTGGCTTTGGCGTATATCGCCGGTTCTTTGGGGGCGAGCTCCGAGGAGAGCACCTGGATTTTAACGTCGTATCTTGTAGCGAACGGCATTGTATTGCCCTTATCCGGCTGGCTCTCGGCGTTGATGGGGCGGAAGAATTTTTTCATTGTCTGCATTCTTGGTTTTACGGCGGCATCGTTTTTGTGCGGCATTGCAACTTCGCTGTCCATGCTGATCGTATGCCGGTTGTTGCAAGGGTTGGCCGGAGGGGGCTTGCAGCCGGCGCAGCAAGCCATTATCAAGGACAGCTTTCCGCCGGAGAAGCTGGGCCTGGCCTTTGCCATTACCGGCGTTACTACGGTGCTGGCGCCAATCATCGGTCCGGTGCTGGGCGGCTATATTACGGATCAGTTCAATTGGCGCTGGATTTTTTTCATGAATGTTCCTGTGGGTATTTTAGCGGCTTTTTTAGTGCGTATGCTGGTAGAAGACCCGCCGACGGCGCGCAAGCAGATTGTGCCCTCGATCGACTATATCGGCTTAGGATTGATTGCCTTAGGCCTGGGAGCGCTGCAGATTGTTCTAGATAAAGGGCAGCAGGAAGACTGGTTTGACAGTTCTTTTATTCTGCTGTTTGCCGTTATTTCGGCAGTGGCGTTGGTCTTGGCCGTCATGTGGCTTTTGAAGCAGGAGAAGCCGGTGGTGGAACTTCGATTACTCTCCATGCCCAGCTTTGGCTTGCCCTGCGTGATGATGTTTTTTGTGGGCTTTGCCTTGTATTCCGGGACGGCGCTTTTGCCCATGCTGGTGCAGACCTATTACGGCTACGACGCCACCTTGGCGGGTTTGCTCTTATCCCCCGGCGGGCTTGTAGTATTTTTCCTCATGCCCCTGGTGGGCAAACTGGTGAACCGCGTACAGGCGCGATATCTTGTAGCTTTTGGCATGGCGACGATGGCGGGCGGTATGTGGGCTACCAGCCTTTTGACGCCCCAAAGCGATTATGAAATGTTTGTGATGGTTCGTATTCTGCAGACCATTGGCTTGCCTTTTTTGTTCATACCGGTGACGACGCTGGCATTTTCGCGCATTCCTCCAGCGCAGAGCAGTAATGCCTCGGCGATTATTTCTCTCATGCGCAACTTGGGGGGCAGCGTGGGCATTGCCTTGGTGACGAACGAAATGATTCACAGTCAGCAGCGGGAACAAGCGTATTTGGTACAGCATTTGAGCGCCGCAGAACCGGTCTATAACCAAGCGTTAGCGTCGGCGAAACAGGCGCTGCTGCAGTTGGGCGTTTCGCCAAACGAAGCCGGGCCGATGGCGATGGGTAAGCTGTACCAGGAAATGCTGCACCAAGCAGGCATTCTGGCGTACCGAGACGCTTTCCTGTTTTTGGCGACCTTGCTCTGTTTTATGGCCGTAGGCGCTCTTTTCATGCCGAATAACCTGAAAAAGAAAGAAGTTGAAGCCGATAAACCGGCGGCTAGTGAAGCCTAG
- a CDS encoding HlyD family secretion protein, which produces MKDKKKLFRIALLFLLAASVAGGWYIWQDGKVTTDNAAIEGTIVTLSPKVQGYVKAVHIKDNQVVKAGDVLVEIDPADYQIKRDRAAAALSAAKAAAGAAQSSLATTSISAPSGLEGARAQVASAQANWEKAAADRQRMESLFREGACSQQQWDQAVATEASLRAALEKSQADARSASTAPSVIATAQSTTEQLAAQVRQAEVELAQAEQDLANTKIIAPVDGRITKRSVELGNYVQAGQQLGSLVGTELWVVANFKETQLKRMHPGQTAEIRIDAYPGVTLKGRVDSLQAGTGAHFSLFPAENATGNFVKVVQRVPVKIVLEAQPESSIHLGPGMSVEPTVFTEGTVL; this is translated from the coding sequence GTAGCCGGCGGCTGGTATATCTGGCAGGACGGCAAGGTTACGACGGACAATGCGGCTATTGAAGGTACGATCGTGACATTGAGTCCCAAAGTTCAGGGCTATGTCAAAGCGGTACATATTAAAGATAATCAAGTCGTGAAAGCCGGCGATGTGCTGGTAGAAATCGATCCTGCGGACTATCAGATTAAGCGGGATCGGGCGGCGGCGGCCTTGTCGGCAGCCAAAGCGGCTGCTGGTGCGGCGCAAAGCAGCCTGGCCACGACGTCCATTTCCGCTCCGTCTGGCTTAGAAGGGGCTCGGGCGCAGGTGGCATCGGCACAGGCGAACTGGGAGAAAGCGGCGGCTGACCGGCAGCGAATGGAAAGCCTTTTCCGCGAAGGCGCCTGCTCGCAGCAACAGTGGGATCAAGCGGTAGCTACGGAAGCCTCCTTACGGGCGGCGCTGGAAAAAAGCCAAGCCGACGCTCGTTCGGCGTCAACGGCGCCCAGCGTTATCGCTACGGCTCAAAGTACAACAGAGCAGCTGGCGGCGCAGGTGCGTCAGGCCGAAGTGGAGCTGGCGCAAGCGGAGCAGGATTTAGCAAATACGAAAATTATTGCTCCGGTGGACGGGCGGATTACCAAACGCAGCGTGGAACTGGGAAACTACGTCCAGGCGGGGCAGCAACTGGGCTCTTTAGTTGGGACGGAGTTGTGGGTTGTGGCCAATTTTAAGGAAACCCAGCTTAAGCGCATGCACCCGGGACAGACGGCGGAAATACGCATTGACGCTTACCCCGGCGTTACGCTAAAAGGGCGCGTGGACAGCTTGCAGGCGGGAACAGGCGCGCATTTTTCCTTGTTTCCGGCGGAAAATGCCACCGGTAATTTTGTAAAAGTGGTGCAGCGGGTACCGGTCAAGATCGTTTTGGAAGCGCAGCCGGAAAGCTCCATCCATCTGGGGCCCGGCATGTCCGTAGAGCCCACGGTATTTACGGAAGGAACGGTTCTTTAA